GTGGGCCTCATCGCCACCGCCCTGGTGCGCGAGGTCGCGCCGGCCTACAACGAAGCGGTCGCGTTCCTCTCCTCGGCGCCGCCGCCACCCTCCTGGCTCGAGCGCGTGCCGCCCCTGGCCGAGTTCTGGCGCGAGAATCTGGCGGCGCTACACACCAGTTCCGGCGCCGGCCGGCAGTTCATCGCCCCCCTGGTCAAGCCGGGAGCCCGCCTCCTGGCTTTCGCCGGCGAGACGTTCGTGCAGATAGGCCTCTCGCTGTTCACGCTGTTCTTCATCTATCGCAACGGCGATCGGTACGCCAGGCAGATCCGCGCCGTGCTGACCCATCTGCTCGGCGATTCGCTGGAGCGCCTGCTCGGCCCGACCCGCGAGGCCCTGCGCAGCGTGTTCGCCGGTGTATTGCTTGCCGCCGGTGCCCAGGGCCTCATCGCCGGCATCGGCTACGCCATCGTCGGCATCAAGGCACCCAGCTTGCTGGGAGTGGCGACCGCCGTCCTGGCGGTCATCCCCTTCGGGGCGGTCGTCATCTGGGGCGGCGCGACGGTCGGCCTGGTCATGGCGGGATCGTGGGTCAAGGCGCTGATCCTGCTGGCCTGGGGCCTGCTGCTGGTGAGCACCGTGGACAACCTGGTCCGGCCCCTGGTCATCAATGTGCAGACGCGCCTGCCGTACCTCCAGACCTTCTTCGCCATCGTCGGCGGCCTCGCCGTCTTCGGCCTGGTGGGCCTGTTTCTGGGCCCGGCGATCCTCGCGGTCTGGATGGTGCTCTGGCAGGAATGGGTGGCCGCCGGGTCGGCCGAGGAGAAAGAGATTCCGATTTCGAATCAAGTTAGCTGAAAATCTTTCGCTTTCTTTATCGAAGCATTCGAGCGAATATTGAATCCAGAAACCAGGCCAAACCAGGAGGATTCCCGAGATGTTCAACTCGAATACGATAAAGACCTTCCGCTCGATGACCGTCGCCGCGATCGCGCTCTTCGCCCTCGCCGGCTGCGGGACCACCGCGATCCAGCCCGCCACGCTCAAGACCAACGGCCAGCAGGCCACGCTCACCGCCAAGAAGCCCGGCAGCGAGCTCCGCGTCGCCACCGAGGCGATCCGCGGCCAGCTCCAGACGTCCGACGGCAAGCAGGTGGTCAACGTCCGCTCGCTCGACGTGGTGGCCGGCCCGACGATCGCCATCTACCCGCCGGTCCCGCCCACGGTCTTCGATTTCACCGCGAGACTCGAAGTCATCGCCCTCGACGACCGCCTCGCGCAGTACGTCGTCACCGGCTCCTACAGCACCGTCACC
The nucleotide sequence above comes from Candidatus Tanganyikabacteria bacterium. Encoded proteins:
- a CDS encoding AI-2E family transporter codes for the protein MLNASTLNRSTVVGGLALVLLLGATWLMVRPFWEAIVWSIILSLVTWPVYRRLRNAMAGHQTTSALVMSLLVLTAIALPVGLIATALVREVAPAYNEAVAFLSSAPPPPSWLERVPPLAEFWRENLAALHTSSGAGRQFIAPLVKPGARLLAFAGETFVQIGLSLFTLFFIYRNGDRYARQIRAVLTHLLGDSLERLLGPTREALRSVFAGVLLAAGAQGLIAGIGYAIVGIKAPSLLGVATAVLAVIPFGAVVIWGGATVGLVMAGSWVKALILLAWGLLLVSTVDNLVRPLVINVQTRLPYLQTFFAIVGGLAVFGLVGLFLGPAILAVWMVLWQEWVAAGSAEEKEIPISNQVS